In a genomic window of Scyliorhinus torazame isolate Kashiwa2021f chromosome 5, sScyTor2.1, whole genome shotgun sequence:
- the LOC140418280 gene encoding uncharacterized protein isoform X1: MFMSARPVSQGVRRGGFKVRKLKPSITSGSDRVLNLSYPEYHRTLNMEGKSIIHSGEKPYTCCVCGRGFARSSGLTSHKCSHTDKKPWKCADCGKGFTSPSKLETHRRSHSGERPFACSKCGKGFTESSALRKHQRIHTGERPFTCSKCGKGFTFSANLRRHQRVHTGKRSFSCSMCGKGFSDSSTLQKHQRIHAGERPFTCSQCGKGFSHSSALQTHQRVHTDERPFQCSDCGKFYKGSGELMRHQHVHTDERPFRCSHCGTGFRRSTQLTEHQRIHTGERPFTCSKCGKGFTQSSALLSHQRIHTGERPFTCSKCGKGFTQSSALLSHQRIHTGERPFTCSQCGKGFTQSSNLLRHQRGHKEPQ; encoded by the coding sequence tttcacagggtgttcgaaggggaggcttcaaagtccggaaactcaaaccaagcatcacatcaggatctgacagagtcctcaatttatcatatcctgaatatcatcgtactttgaacatggaaggaaaaagcatcatccacagtggggagaaaccgtacacgtgttgtgtgtgtggacgaggatttgctcgatcatcaggcctcacaagccacaaatgcagtcacactgacaagaaaccgtggaaatgtgcagactgtgggaaaggattcacttccccatccaagttggaaactcatcgacgcagtcacagtggggagagaccattcgcctgctccaagtgtgggaagggattcactgagtcatccgccctgcggaaacaccaacgtattcacactggggagaggccattcacctgctccaagtgtgggaagggatttactttttcagccaacctgcggagacaccagcgagttcacactgggaagaggtcaTTCAGCTGCtctatgtgtgggaagggattcagtgattcatccaccctgcagaaacatcaaCGTATTCacgctggagagagaccattcacgtgctctcagtgtgggaagggattcagtcactcatccgccctgcagacacaccagcgagttcacactgatgagagaccgttccaatGTTCAGACTGCGGGAAGTTCTATAAAGGTTCTGGGGAATTGATgcgccatcaacatgttcacactgacgagagaccgtttaggtgctctcactgcgggactgggttcaggcgatcaactCAGCTCActgaacatcagcgaattcacactggggagagaccattcacctgctccaagtgtgggaagggattcactcagtcatctgccctgctgagtcaccagcgaattcacactggggagaggccattcacctgctccaagtgtgggaagggattcactcagtcatctgccctgctgagtcaccagcgaattcatactggggagaggccattcacctgctctcagtgtgggaagggattcactcagtcatccaacctgctgagacaccaacgtggCCATAAggaaccacagtga
- the LOC140418280 gene encoding uncharacterized protein isoform X2, translated as MEGKSIIHSGEKPYTCCVCGRGFARSSGLTSHKCSHTDKKPWKCADCGKGFTSPSKLETHRRSHSGERPFACSKCGKGFTESSALRKHQRIHTGERPFTCSKCGKGFTFSANLRRHQRVHTGKRSFSCSMCGKGFSDSSTLQKHQRIHAGERPFTCSQCGKGFSHSSALQTHQRVHTDERPFQCSDCGKFYKGSGELMRHQHVHTDERPFRCSHCGTGFRRSTQLTEHQRIHTGERPFTCSKCGKGFTQSSALLSHQRIHTGERPFTCSKCGKGFTQSSALLSHQRIHTGERPFTCSQCGKGFTQSSNLLRHQRGHKEPQ; from the coding sequence atggaaggaaaaagcatcatccacagtggggagaaaccgtacacgtgttgtgtgtgtggacgaggatttgctcgatcatcaggcctcacaagccacaaatgcagtcacactgacaagaaaccgtggaaatgtgcagactgtgggaaaggattcacttccccatccaagttggaaactcatcgacgcagtcacagtggggagagaccattcgcctgctccaagtgtgggaagggattcactgagtcatccgccctgcggaaacaccaacgtattcacactggggagaggccattcacctgctccaagtgtgggaagggatttactttttcagccaacctgcggagacaccagcgagttcacactgggaagaggtcaTTCAGCTGCtctatgtgtgggaagggattcagtgattcatccaccctgcagaaacatcaaCGTATTCacgctggagagagaccattcacgtgctctcagtgtgggaagggattcagtcactcatccgccctgcagacacaccagcgagttcacactgatgagagaccgttccaatGTTCAGACTGCGGGAAGTTCTATAAAGGTTCTGGGGAATTGATgcgccatcaacatgttcacactgacgagagaccgtttaggtgctctcactgcgggactgggttcaggcgatcaactCAGCTCActgaacatcagcgaattcacactggggagagaccattcacctgctccaagtgtgggaagggattcactcagtcatctgccctgctgagtcaccagcgaattcacactggggagaggccattcacctgctccaagtgtgggaagggattcactcagtcatctgccctgctgagtcaccagcgaattcatactggggagaggccattcacctgctctcagtgtgggaagggattcactcagtcatccaacctgctgagacaccaacgtggCCATAAggaaccacagtga